From the Sebastes fasciatus isolate fSebFas1 chromosome 3, fSebFas1.pri, whole genome shotgun sequence genome, one window contains:
- the ppp1r12c gene encoding protein phosphatase 1 regulatory subunit 12C isoform X5, protein MGDSARTKRREQLKRWASSGTNKASAVPRRRWGGDAENEHGAGEPEAEGSDPPPVCGGREEISPLLKRRKRVRFDRAAEFLAACASGDTEEAQVMLKEAKETKRRNGDDVAEIINCSNADGITALHQSCIDGSMEIVSFLLEHGANVNQVDSEGWTPLHVAASCGYPDIADFLLQQGASLSAVNCDGDVPLDIALDETTESLLQGYTLRQGVDLEAAKRLEEEQIMTDARTWLTEGPPADVRHPRTGATPLHVAAAKGYLEALKILCQCGLDVSAMDFDGWTPLHAAAHWGQGEACRILAEQLCNMEARSNAGQTPFDVADESVEELLEELSQKQANSILDRQNQQGSTVANVQNKRRRSSVCRMSSKDKMNVQDQSKERGVSGGLELSEEKEISPESSTLSSPDSLTTSTVSPADKVKITRKGEEKEQNKANRTARVQPTPQTRDAAAESPNTPNTPNTDRRKFQAPVRDEESESQRKARSRLMRQSRRSTQGVTLTDLKEAEKTVAKATDPPPRNIQPVSPIVTVTPAERDTDPVNQVELEGEKRLGVKDRRRGRKERRSTGIVQPGGENEDEDDHLDDTNSNSTSNEGQLGDSSADYRELYYQVLQENLALKDKLQEKELLLSQNKVELERLQQVRQSQESGTDRPALLELERFEKLALQRKAVELEDELKVLGDLRADNQRLKDENAALIRVISKLSR, encoded by the exons ATGGGGGACTCTGCGAGGACCAAGCGGCGAGAGCAGCTGAAGCGCTGGGCCAGCTCAGGCACCAACAAAGCGTCGGCCGTGCccaggaggaggtgggggggcgACGCCGAGAACGAGCACGGAGCGGGGGAGCCGGAGGCCGAGGGCAGCGACCCGCCACCTGTGTGTGGAGGCAGAGAGGAGATCAGCCCGCTCCTCAAACGACG GAAAAGGGTGAGGTTTGACAGGGCTGCAGAGTTCCTGGCTGCGTGCGCCAGCGGGGACACAGAAGAGGCCCAGGTGATGCTGAAGGAGGCCAAAGAAACCAAAAGGAGGAATGGTGATGATGTGGCAGAAATTATCAACTGTTCCAATGCCGATGGAATCACTGCTCTCCACCAG TCCTGCATAGACGGCAGCATGGAGATAGTGTCCTTCCTTTTGGAGCATGGTGCCAATGTGAACCAGGTTGACAGTGAGGGATGGACACCGCTGCATGTTGCTGCCTCCTGTGGTTACCCTGACATTGCAGA TTTTCTTTTACAGCAAGGTgcgtctctctctgctgtgaaCTGTGACGGTGACGTTCCTCTGGACATTGCCCTGGATGAGACCACTGAGTCCCTCCTTCAGGGTTACACACTGAGGCAGG GTGTGGACTTGGAGGCAGCCAAGCGGCTGGAGGAGGAACAGATCATGACAGATGCCCGGACCTGGCTGACTGAGGGCCCGCCCGCTGATGTACGACACCCCAGGACCGGGGCCACCCCACTGCATGTGGCTGCTGCCAAAGGCTACCTAGAGGCCCTCAA GATACTGTGTCAGTGTGGGCTCGATGTGTCAGCTATGGACTTTGATGGCTGGACGCCTCTCCATGCTGCAGCACACTGGGGTCAGGGGGAGGCCTGTCGCATTCTGGCTGAACAGCTGTGCAATATGGAGGCCCGCAGCAACGCG GGTCAGACACCTTTTGATGTAGCTGATGAAAGCGTTGAGGAGCTCCTGGAGGAGTTATCACAGAAACAAGCAAAT TCCATATTGGACAGGCAAAACCAACAAGGGTCCACCGTGGCAAACGTACAAAACAAACGTCGGAG GAGCTCAGTGTGCAGGATGAGCAGTAAAGACAAGATGAATGTGCAGGACCAGTCTAAAGAGAGGGGTGTTTCAGGAGGCCTGGAGCTGAGTGAGGAGAAAGAGATCAGCCCCG AAAGCTCCACCCTGTCTAGTCCAGACAGTTTGACCACATCCACAGTCAGCCCTGCTGACAAGGTAAAAATCACA AGGAAAGGTGAGGAGAAGGAGCAGAACAAGGCCAACCGCACTGCCAGAGTCCAGCCAACTCCTCAGACGAGGGATGCCGCAGCTGAGAGCCCCAACACCCCCAACACCCCCAACACTGACAGGCGCAA GTTCCAGGCTCCAGTCAGAGACGAAGAGTCAGAGTCTCAGAGGAAAGCTCGCTCTCGGCTGATGCGGCAGTCTCGCCGCTCAACACAG GGTGTGACTCTGACAGACCTGAAAGAAGCAGAGAAGACCGTGGCTAAAGCCACAGATCCACCACCTCGCAACATCCAGCCTGTCAGCCCCATCGTTACTGTCACGCCGGCTGAAAGGG ATACAGACCCGGTGAACCAGGTGGAGCTGGAGGGAGAGAAGCGTCTGGGAGTgaaggacaggaggagagggaggaaggagcgACGCTCCACTGGTATCGTTCAGCCAGGTGGAGAG aatgaagatgaggatgatcATTTGGATGATACAAACAGTAACAGTACTTCCAA TGAGGGACAACTGGGAGACTCGTCAGCTGACTACAGAGAG CTGTACTATCAGGTACTGCAGGAGAACCTGGCTCTGAAGGACAAGCTTCAAGAGAAGGAGCTGCTGCTCAGCCAAAACAAAGTGGAGCTGGAGAGACTCCAACAGGTTCGGCAG AGTCAAGAGAGCGGCACAGACAGACCGGCCCTCCTGGAACTGGAGAGATTC GAGAAGTTGGCCCTCCAGAGGAAAGCAGTGGAGCTGGAGGATGAGCTGAAG GTTCTGGGGGATCTCAGAGCAGACAACCAGAGGCTGAAGGATGAGAACGCCGCCCTCATTCGAGTCATCAGCAAACTCTCAAGATGa
- the ppp1r12c gene encoding protein phosphatase 1 regulatory subunit 12C isoform X7, with translation MGDSARTKRREQLKRWASSGTNKASAVPRRRWGGDAENEHGAGEPEAEGSDPPPVCGGREEISPLLKRRKRVRFDRAAEFLAACASGDTEEAQVMLKEAKETKRRNGDDVAEIINCSNADGITALHQSCIDGSMEIVSFLLEHGANVNQVDSEGWTPLHVAASCGYPDIADFLLQQGASLSAVNCDGDVPLDIALDETTESLLQGYTLRQGVDLEAAKRLEEEQIMTDARTWLTEGPPADVRHPRTGATPLHVAAAKGYLEALKILCQCGLDVSAMDFDGWTPLHAAAHWGQGEACRILAEQLCNMEARSNAGQTPFDVADESVEELLEELSQKQANSILDRQNQQGSTVANVQNKRRRSSVCRMSSKDKMNVQDQSKERGVSGGLELSEEKEISPESSTLSSPDSLTTSTVSPADKTPERKGEEKEQNKANRTARVQPTPQTRDAAAESPNTPNTPNTDRRKFQAPVRDEESESQRKARSRLMRQSRRSTQGVTLTDLKEAEKTVAKATDPPPRNIQPVSPIVTVTPAERDTDPVNQVELEGEKRLGVKDRRRGRKERRSTGIVQPGGENEDEDDHLDDTNSNSTSNEGQLGDSSADYRELYYQVLQENLALKDKLQEKELLLSQNKVELERLQQSQESGTDRPALLELERFEKLALQRKAVELEDELKVLGDLRADNQRLKDENAALIRVISKLSR, from the exons ATGGGGGACTCTGCGAGGACCAAGCGGCGAGAGCAGCTGAAGCGCTGGGCCAGCTCAGGCACCAACAAAGCGTCGGCCGTGCccaggaggaggtgggggggcgACGCCGAGAACGAGCACGGAGCGGGGGAGCCGGAGGCCGAGGGCAGCGACCCGCCACCTGTGTGTGGAGGCAGAGAGGAGATCAGCCCGCTCCTCAAACGACG GAAAAGGGTGAGGTTTGACAGGGCTGCAGAGTTCCTGGCTGCGTGCGCCAGCGGGGACACAGAAGAGGCCCAGGTGATGCTGAAGGAGGCCAAAGAAACCAAAAGGAGGAATGGTGATGATGTGGCAGAAATTATCAACTGTTCCAATGCCGATGGAATCACTGCTCTCCACCAG TCCTGCATAGACGGCAGCATGGAGATAGTGTCCTTCCTTTTGGAGCATGGTGCCAATGTGAACCAGGTTGACAGTGAGGGATGGACACCGCTGCATGTTGCTGCCTCCTGTGGTTACCCTGACATTGCAGA TTTTCTTTTACAGCAAGGTgcgtctctctctgctgtgaaCTGTGACGGTGACGTTCCTCTGGACATTGCCCTGGATGAGACCACTGAGTCCCTCCTTCAGGGTTACACACTGAGGCAGG GTGTGGACTTGGAGGCAGCCAAGCGGCTGGAGGAGGAACAGATCATGACAGATGCCCGGACCTGGCTGACTGAGGGCCCGCCCGCTGATGTACGACACCCCAGGACCGGGGCCACCCCACTGCATGTGGCTGCTGCCAAAGGCTACCTAGAGGCCCTCAA GATACTGTGTCAGTGTGGGCTCGATGTGTCAGCTATGGACTTTGATGGCTGGACGCCTCTCCATGCTGCAGCACACTGGGGTCAGGGGGAGGCCTGTCGCATTCTGGCTGAACAGCTGTGCAATATGGAGGCCCGCAGCAACGCG GGTCAGACACCTTTTGATGTAGCTGATGAAAGCGTTGAGGAGCTCCTGGAGGAGTTATCACAGAAACAAGCAAAT TCCATATTGGACAGGCAAAACCAACAAGGGTCCACCGTGGCAAACGTACAAAACAAACGTCGGAG GAGCTCAGTGTGCAGGATGAGCAGTAAAGACAAGATGAATGTGCAGGACCAGTCTAAAGAGAGGGGTGTTTCAGGAGGCCTGGAGCTGAGTGAGGAGAAAGAGATCAGCCCCG AAAGCTCCACCCTGTCTAGTCCAGACAGTTTGACCACATCCACAGTCAGCCCTGCTGACAAG ACACCAGAGAGGAAAGGTGAGGAGAAGGAGCAGAACAAGGCCAACCGCACTGCCAGAGTCCAGCCAACTCCTCAGACGAGGGATGCCGCAGCTGAGAGCCCCAACACCCCCAACACCCCCAACACTGACAGGCGCAA GTTCCAGGCTCCAGTCAGAGACGAAGAGTCAGAGTCTCAGAGGAAAGCTCGCTCTCGGCTGATGCGGCAGTCTCGCCGCTCAACACAG GGTGTGACTCTGACAGACCTGAAAGAAGCAGAGAAGACCGTGGCTAAAGCCACAGATCCACCACCTCGCAACATCCAGCCTGTCAGCCCCATCGTTACTGTCACGCCGGCTGAAAGGG ATACAGACCCGGTGAACCAGGTGGAGCTGGAGGGAGAGAAGCGTCTGGGAGTgaaggacaggaggagagggaggaaggagcgACGCTCCACTGGTATCGTTCAGCCAGGTGGAGAG aatgaagatgaggatgatcATTTGGATGATACAAACAGTAACAGTACTTCCAA TGAGGGACAACTGGGAGACTCGTCAGCTGACTACAGAGAG CTGTACTATCAGGTACTGCAGGAGAACCTGGCTCTGAAGGACAAGCTTCAAGAGAAGGAGCTGCTGCTCAGCCAAAACAAAGTGGAGCTGGAGAGACTCCAACAG AGTCAAGAGAGCGGCACAGACAGACCGGCCCTCCTGGAACTGGAGAGATTC GAGAAGTTGGCCCTCCAGAGGAAAGCAGTGGAGCTGGAGGATGAGCTGAAG GTTCTGGGGGATCTCAGAGCAGACAACCAGAGGCTGAAGGATGAGAACGCCGCCCTCATTCGAGTCATCAGCAAACTCTCAAGATGa
- the ppp1r12c gene encoding protein phosphatase 1 regulatory subunit 12C isoform X1 — translation MGDSARTKRREQLKRWASSGTNKASAVPRRRWGGDAENEHGAGEPEAEGSDPPPVCGGREEISPLLKRRKRVRFDRAAEFLAACASGDTEEAQVMLKEAKETKRRNGDDVAEIINCSNADGITALHQSCIDGSMEIVSFLLEHGANVNQVDSEGWTPLHVAASCGYPDIADFLLQQGASLSAVNCDGDVPLDIALDETTESLLQGYTLRQGVDLEAAKRLEEEQIMTDARTWLTEGPPADVRHPRTGATPLHVAAAKGYLEALKILCQCGLDVSAMDFDGWTPLHAAAHWGQGEACRILAEQLCNMEARSNAGQTPFDVADESVEELLEELSQKQANSILDRQNQQGSTVANVQNKRRSETHGKVNRVGQCHPMRSLSANICPHFMSSRSSVCRMSSKDKMNVQDQSKERGVSGGLELSEEKEISPESSTLSSPDSLTTSTVSPADKVKITRKGEEKEQNKANRTARVQPTPQTRDAAAESPNTPNTPNTDRRKFQAPVRDEESESQRKARSRLMRQSRRSTQGVTLTDLKEAEKTVAKATDPPPRNIQPVSPIVTVTPAERDTDPVNQVELEGEKRLGVKDRRRGRKERRSTGIVQPGGENEDEDDHLDDTNSNSTSNEGQLGDSSADYRELYYQVLQENLALKDKLQEKELLLSQNKVELERLQQVRQSQESGTDRPALLELERFEKLALQRKAVELEDELKVLGDLRADNQRLKDENAALIRVISKLSR, via the exons ATGGGGGACTCTGCGAGGACCAAGCGGCGAGAGCAGCTGAAGCGCTGGGCCAGCTCAGGCACCAACAAAGCGTCGGCCGTGCccaggaggaggtgggggggcgACGCCGAGAACGAGCACGGAGCGGGGGAGCCGGAGGCCGAGGGCAGCGACCCGCCACCTGTGTGTGGAGGCAGAGAGGAGATCAGCCCGCTCCTCAAACGACG GAAAAGGGTGAGGTTTGACAGGGCTGCAGAGTTCCTGGCTGCGTGCGCCAGCGGGGACACAGAAGAGGCCCAGGTGATGCTGAAGGAGGCCAAAGAAACCAAAAGGAGGAATGGTGATGATGTGGCAGAAATTATCAACTGTTCCAATGCCGATGGAATCACTGCTCTCCACCAG TCCTGCATAGACGGCAGCATGGAGATAGTGTCCTTCCTTTTGGAGCATGGTGCCAATGTGAACCAGGTTGACAGTGAGGGATGGACACCGCTGCATGTTGCTGCCTCCTGTGGTTACCCTGACATTGCAGA TTTTCTTTTACAGCAAGGTgcgtctctctctgctgtgaaCTGTGACGGTGACGTTCCTCTGGACATTGCCCTGGATGAGACCACTGAGTCCCTCCTTCAGGGTTACACACTGAGGCAGG GTGTGGACTTGGAGGCAGCCAAGCGGCTGGAGGAGGAACAGATCATGACAGATGCCCGGACCTGGCTGACTGAGGGCCCGCCCGCTGATGTACGACACCCCAGGACCGGGGCCACCCCACTGCATGTGGCTGCTGCCAAAGGCTACCTAGAGGCCCTCAA GATACTGTGTCAGTGTGGGCTCGATGTGTCAGCTATGGACTTTGATGGCTGGACGCCTCTCCATGCTGCAGCACACTGGGGTCAGGGGGAGGCCTGTCGCATTCTGGCTGAACAGCTGTGCAATATGGAGGCCCGCAGCAACGCG GGTCAGACACCTTTTGATGTAGCTGATGAAAGCGTTGAGGAGCTCCTGGAGGAGTTATCACAGAAACAAGCAAAT TCCATATTGGACAGGCAAAACCAACAAGGGTCCACCGTGGCAAACGTACAAAACAAACGTCGGAG TGAGACACACGGAAAGGTGAACCGTGTTGGGCAGTGTCACCCAATGAGGTCCCTCAGTGCCAACATCTGTCCCCATTTCATGTCTTCCAGGAGCTCAGTGTGCAGGATGAGCAGTAAAGACAAGATGAATGTGCAGGACCAGTCTAAAGAGAGGGGTGTTTCAGGAGGCCTGGAGCTGAGTGAGGAGAAAGAGATCAGCCCCG AAAGCTCCACCCTGTCTAGTCCAGACAGTTTGACCACATCCACAGTCAGCCCTGCTGACAAGGTAAAAATCACA AGGAAAGGTGAGGAGAAGGAGCAGAACAAGGCCAACCGCACTGCCAGAGTCCAGCCAACTCCTCAGACGAGGGATGCCGCAGCTGAGAGCCCCAACACCCCCAACACCCCCAACACTGACAGGCGCAA GTTCCAGGCTCCAGTCAGAGACGAAGAGTCAGAGTCTCAGAGGAAAGCTCGCTCTCGGCTGATGCGGCAGTCTCGCCGCTCAACACAG GGTGTGACTCTGACAGACCTGAAAGAAGCAGAGAAGACCGTGGCTAAAGCCACAGATCCACCACCTCGCAACATCCAGCCTGTCAGCCCCATCGTTACTGTCACGCCGGCTGAAAGGG ATACAGACCCGGTGAACCAGGTGGAGCTGGAGGGAGAGAAGCGTCTGGGAGTgaaggacaggaggagagggaggaaggagcgACGCTCCACTGGTATCGTTCAGCCAGGTGGAGAG aatgaagatgaggatgatcATTTGGATGATACAAACAGTAACAGTACTTCCAA TGAGGGACAACTGGGAGACTCGTCAGCTGACTACAGAGAG CTGTACTATCAGGTACTGCAGGAGAACCTGGCTCTGAAGGACAAGCTTCAAGAGAAGGAGCTGCTGCTCAGCCAAAACAAAGTGGAGCTGGAGAGACTCCAACAGGTTCGGCAG AGTCAAGAGAGCGGCACAGACAGACCGGCCCTCCTGGAACTGGAGAGATTC GAGAAGTTGGCCCTCCAGAGGAAAGCAGTGGAGCTGGAGGATGAGCTGAAG GTTCTGGGGGATCTCAGAGCAGACAACCAGAGGCTGAAGGATGAGAACGCCGCCCTCATTCGAGTCATCAGCAAACTCTCAAGATGa